A genomic region of Eucalyptus grandis isolate ANBG69807.140 chromosome 5, ASM1654582v1, whole genome shotgun sequence contains the following coding sequences:
- the LOC120293404 gene encoding glutamate receptor 2.2-like, which yields MMSEGYVWILTNGITDQLSSLDSSVVTSSMQGVLGINAYIPNTPNLNNFTARWKMKFQQDNPSVLNPTLNIFGYWAYDAAQALAMAVEEMGVANFTFQMFDASIDTTDLDIIGVSKSGPKLLQELASTTFTGLTGNFRLVHGQLEWSTFQIVNINGHAAREIGFWTQENGLRRDLYSFSKSKYSTSKSNLGSIIWPGDSTSIPKGWDTPTNGKRLKILVPVRDGFNQFVQVTNDLSTNTSKVTRYCIDIFQTIIEKLPYVVAYDLIPFAFSNGSSMGSYNDMIDQVIYQNYDGIVGDISITANRSLYVDFTAPYTEPGVAMVVPYKDSKGKNAWVFLKPLTWDLWLTIGCFFVFIAFVVWILEHQINEDFQGPAGHQVGTSFWFSFSIMVFAQSNHPSL from the exons ATGATGAGCGAAGGTTATGTGTGGATCTTGACTAATGGAATCACTGACCAATTGAGTTCTCTGGATTCATCTGTCGTCACTAGTTCGATGCAAGGAGTATTGGGCATCAACGCTTACATCCCGAACACACCAAACCTGAACAACTTCACGGCCCGATGGAAGATGAAATTCCAACAAGACAATCCATCCGTCCTTAATCCTACGTTGAACATTTTTGGATACTGGGCTTATGACGCTGCTCAGGCTCTGGCAATGGCTGTCGAGGAAATGGGTGTGGCTAATTTTACCTTCCAGATGTTTGATGCTTCAATAGATACAACAGATCTCGACATTATTGGGGTCTCTAAAAGTGGTCCGAAACTTCTCCAAGAACTAGCCAGTACGACATTCACGGGCCTCACTGGAAATTTTAGACTCGTTCATGGGCAGCTAGAGTGGTCAACATTCCAGATTGTTAATATCAATGGACATGCAGCAAGAGAGATTGGGTTTTGGACGCAAGAAAATGGGCTGCGAAGAGATTTGTATTCATTCAGCAAAAGTAAATATTCCACTTCGAAGAGTAATCTCGGATCGATAATATGGCCAGGAGATTCCACCTCTATTCCTAAGGGATGGGACACTCCCACAAATGGGAAGAGGCTGAAAATTTTAGTCCCTGTGAGGGATGGTTTCAATCAATTTGTGCAAGTGACTAATGATCTTAGCACAAATACATCCAAAGTCACTAGATACTGTATTGACATCTTTCAAACCATTATAGAAAAATTGCCTTATGTTGTGGCTTATGACCTTATTCCGTTTGCCTTTTCCAATGGAAGTAGCATGGGCAGTTACAACGACATGATCGATCAAGTAATTTACCAG AATTACGATGGAATCGTGGGTGATATATCAATCACTGCAAACAGATCACTATACGTGGACTTCACGGCACCATACACCGAACCGGGGGTCGCAATGGTTGTGCCATACAAGGACAGCAAGGGCAAGAATGCTTGGGTTTTCTTGAAGCCACTCACTTGGGACCTTTGGTTAACAATCGGATGCTTCTTTGTGTTTATAGCATTCGTCGTGTGGATTCTTGAGCACCAAATTAATGAAGATTTCCAGGGTCCGGCTGGGCATCAAGTTGGCACGAGCTTTTGGTTCTCGTTTTCAATCATGGTCTTTGCACAAAGTAATCACCCTTcactttaa
- the LOC120293905 gene encoding glutamate receptor 2.3-like: MAQSGNNNAQTIPVNVGVVLDLETWVGQMGLSCINISLSDFYTSNPSYKTRLVLNVRDSKGDEVAAAAAALDLIKNKQVQAIIGPQGSLQANFIIHLGKKSHLPIISFSATGPSLSSIRSPYFIRAAQNDSSQVNAISAVVQAFG, from the exons ATGGCGCAGAGCGGTAACAATAATGCCCAAACGATCCCGGTGAACgttggggtggttcttgatctGGAGACGTGGGTGGGTCAGATGGGATTGAGCTGCATTAACATTTCTCTCTCTGACTTCTATACTTCAAACCCTTCCTACAAGACTAGGCTCGTCCTCAATGTAAGAGATTCCAAAGGAGATGaggttgctgctgctgccgcag CACTTGATCTAATAAAGAATAAGCAAGTCCAAGCCATAATAGGACCTCAAGGTTCATTGCAAGCAAACTTCATCATTCACCTtggaaaaaaatctcatttgccgatcatctctttttctgcTACTGGTCCTTCCCTCAGTTCCATTCGGAGTCCTTACTTCATTCGAGCTGCGCAAAATGACTCATCCCAAGTGAATGCCATAAGCGCAGTCGTGCAAGCTTTTGGCTGA